The following nucleotide sequence is from Amia ocellicauda isolate fAmiCal2 chromosome 2, fAmiCal2.hap1, whole genome shotgun sequence.
GCCCACCAGGACGCTCTGCAGGGTACATCATGTGCTGTGTAGGAGGGAAAAATGATACTAAAACAGGCTTTGAGGAAGAGCAGCCAATGAATTATTTCTTTAAGAATCACTATGGTCCTTTTCTGACAAAAACCTGGACTAAAGTGTTTGTGATCTTGCTGTATGCAGGGTATCTGGCTGCCAGTATTTACGGGTGCCTCCAGATGAAGGAAGGTATAGACCTTAAGAATCTGGCATCGGATGGTTCATATGTAGTTAACTATTATGATTATGAGGATAAATATTTCTCTGTCTATGGTCCAAATGTTATGGTAGTTGTGGAAAAAGAAGTGGAATATTGGAATAACAGCATCCGTGCTGAACTGCAGTCATGTATGACACATTTTAGAAACCTTAATTTTGTTGATAAAGAAATTAACATATCATGGCTTGACAGTTACAAATCCTTTGCAAATTCATCGCAGGTCAATTTGAATAATAAAGCTGCATTCATGGGAAATCTAACTTCATTTCTGCAGTTAGTTCCACAGTTTCAACAAGATCTAAACATGTCTAATAATAAGATCTACGCCTCCCGCTCCTTTATTCTGACTGTGAACATCACCAGTGCAGTTGAtgaaaagaatatgttgaacgaGCTGAGAGACACTGCGAAGAACTGTCCCATCCCTCTGCTGGTTTATCATCCTGCTTTTATCTACTACGATCAGTATGCAGTCATAGTTGACAACACCATCCAGAACATTGGGGTGGCCACTGCTGTGATGCTGCTGATCTCCCTCCTGTTGATTCCCAACCCTCTTTGCTCTCTGTGGGTGACGTTTGCCATTGGCTCTGTCATTGTGGGGGTGGCTGGTTTCATGTCATTGTGGGATGTTAATTTAGACTCCATATCCATGATCAACCTCGTCATCTGCATTGGCTTCTCTGTAGACTTCTCTGCACACATTTCCTATGCCTTTGTCTCAAGTACTAAAGCCAATGTCAATGACAAGGCAGTGGAAGCACTCTTTACTCTAGGTTATCCCATATTGCAGGGAGCCGTCTCCACCATTCTGGGGGTGGTGGTTCTGGCAGCAGCGGCGAGTTACATCTTCAGAACCTTTTTTAAGATCATGTTCATGGTCATATTGTTTGGGGCAGTTCATGGCATCACTTTTATTCCAGTGTTTCTGACCTTTTTTGGAGTTTGCAGCAGCAAAGCTGTGGTCAATAATGATAAAGACAGTAAAAACATGCAGTTACATGTAGGTAGGGAGAATCCTAAAACTACCCTCTGTATGAATGGCAGTGATGAACCTCAAAGGTCAGTTCATAACCAAACACGCCAGCAGCCGGTCCATTGTTTTTCCAATGGTGTAGATCCTGATTGCCCATAAAATTCAAAATTATACAATGTAATACTAAATGTTAAATGAGGCTTTAAAagtaaaatctttattttaattttttttaatactaaaatATGTTCATTAAGAAATTTGTAAGAGTATTTTTATGACGTGAAgtagaaaatgttttaaatatttatttgttcaaaCCAAATAGTAAATCtgaaaaatagtatttttttaaaatagtaaaaaaaaacattttcctatTATAACTTTGGGAAACAAAAGGTATGGATTGATAGTAAAGTTTAACACCAGGTATAATAAatactggaatgtttttgctcCTTTTGGAAGCAAGGgttaaactatttttttaacCTAAATATGACTTGCTACAATAAATGGATCATCAATGTAGAACATTTGagatattttaaacattattgtaATCTAAAACtagaaaatgaaatacaataataaccaTATCAGAGTTCCCATTTGTAATGAAATCCCTTATGCTTTGTGAAGAGTCGTAGAAATCTGGAGAGAGATATATGTTTCCAATCAAACGTTTTTATTAcatgcagctgcaaggaagaggttcaagaggcgatctcaagaacagtctaagagaagttacaaactacaggcagaagagaaagataacaggcccacatgtctgtcccgtgatgagtggaagttctgcctgacaactcattaggaaaacccatatatggttaaactatggaaaattaaagcatacgtaatgtttaatattaggggggggtttgtacgatgtatcaagcccaaattgctggaaaAAACTGGGTCTTAGAagactctgttcctctgggtatcagggttgcactatggcacagtaccATAGCACAGCAAGGCCACGatacagtgaccttgtttacacagacacacagggaaagaaatgcagttcatcaCTTTGAGTTTGTAAATTGTCCTTGTGTAACAAAACTACCTAGCAAAGTTTCTTTGTTGCACTGACCTGATGACAATTTACCTACATCTTCAGTATTGATGCtgacaatttatattttttgctaCAAATATCAGCAGTATATTCTAGAAAACATCTAGTAACAGTGGAGCAATACACTGCACTCATATTTAACTGGACTGCTATAAATATACCAtatatttgtagtttatttaagAAAGGAGATTATCAATTGCATGTATATGACCCATATAATTGTGTTGATGCTAGTATGAGCTTAGATGttgtattgcattttatatttgGGTATACACAGATCACTTTAGTAAATATTTATACAAAAGAAGTtcatctttgtgtgtgtgtaagaagcAGAATGAGCATTTAATTTATTGAATTTGAATATGATGTAGTTATCTGTCAACATCTctaatctaaaataaatcatttagAACACAACTTGTCTTTTTCATTAATAAAGGTAAGTATAAACGGCAAATAGGGCTGACcggaaaaaaaagttaaataagaGAATATTTTCTGAACTGGAAAGTTGTTTTCAAATGGGGATGCTGAGATTACAGGTTTCCATGCAGGGGCGTcatgcagcattttttttttttggggggggggggcagctggAATGCAGTAGGCTTGGATTATTCAGGTAGAGAcatggaaaaaactaaaatgaaatattttttgGTTTTCATCACACATTATGGTAAGCTAATCAGTGCATTGATTAACCCTTGTAGTAGTGCCTGATGTAGTGCAAACTGTTCATAACTTACCAGTGCATTACAATTGTttgataaataaatgcaaatatataaCACTATTTCAGTCCAAAGTAGGATTTGAATGTTTATGGtatgaatatatatgtttagGAATTGGAACACAGGAAAGCAACTGAACACTTAAATAAtaaagtaccaaaagtaaaatgaTTGACAGCAATTTATTCTATACAACTCGgttacacaaaaacatggaATAGCTTTactatttaaaagaataatttagcatttttgtaaaaacaagcttatatgttttatttccttgattttttttttgtatgtctcAAACTGGCACTGAATAAGATAAACTAAAATGCctaaacaaagagaattttGAAGTACATTTCTTAATAATCAAAGTGTCGATCAGAGCGTGATGAACTGTACCTGCTGCCTGCATGCGCCGGGTTAAGGGGCTGTTGCTTAATTGCATACTGTAGGTAAAGTGGCGAGGGATCAAGATTAATcaaatttacttaaatgttagGTTTGACATAAAAAATACGAACAATGGAAATCATGTTGAAGGGGTTTGTGTCCCAAACACATGACGCCACTGTGTCCATGTGAAGCAGGTCAGTATTGCATTTTGATTTGCCCTGTGGCGACTCCTAGCTTGTAGGCATAATAGGGAATACATGTTTGTGGTGTAgtcaaaaatactaaaaattgATTGTGGGATTAATTGAGCGGGTCACTGTTAATCAAAGTAGTTACCAAATGTACAGTAACGCCCCCTTTCcattttacatgattttatGTTGTAATGACTTCTATGTGTTAAGAAGGAGTGTCTATAATACAATCCAGGTGCATCgtgttaaaaaatgcaattgtttttCTTAAAGAGAGCTTTAAGTATGAAATTAGGCTGGTTTGCCATTATATAGACAGGGAGAAAAGCGCTATCGCAACTCTTTGTTACTCCCATAATTACTCGGGTAAGACATGTCCCAATGTTTAATAGGCGGACTTGACTATCTTGCTTAAATAGAGGATCTTTGTTAACAAAATGCACACATTTAGATGTACTAATTATTCTTCCTGTAAACAAATGAGACCACggtaaatgtaaaatgtctgaCGAGTATTTACACTCATATAATTCATTCAATTGATATGATTTATGTATAAATCATTAGTACGGTAGTATGCGGTTTTGGACGCAGTTTAAGATTCGAGTCAGTGTAGTCGGCATAGTGTTGCTCCAGCCAAATGCTGTTCCAGAAATTaagtatgggctcaaattaacGCCATatcgaattcaaaataaaaaataatattgtaaatgagaaaaaaaacagatgttgagatacaaaaaaaatatttttttagagcaaaatgtatagaattgtaaataaaaataattatataaaaagcaaaacataataataataataataataataataataataataataataataaacaaaacactgaaagcaaataatgttcAAGTGAGAGCACTGGAGTCCCTGCCTTtggttgcgatgctgcaatctttgctttcgttttttgtttttgttttttttcgttTATAGTTTTGGCACAGTTTTGtcatgagggcgggatttacatggaggcgtggatcctgggtctccattggtccagcaggtttgagtgactgTTCCTcttaacccaatcagtgagcaggtgggctggtctgggttTGAACAGCAGCGCCGGTTCAGCGACTCATTAGAGCCCCTGTGTGCgcagacctgcagtcaagagctgaTCCCACTGCCGCCTTTAAAATATCCTCCATATagcactgaaataaaacacagcatGTATCTGCTACGTGCAAAGTAAAACAtgtaatatcatgttcatatgaATTTAACCTGCAggagcactttaattcagctcctcAGATAACACAGCGCCAGACTGATGCAGCTCACACCATTTAGGCAAATGTAGGAGCATTGTATTCATTAAGAGCCTGTGATGTCCCActttatgtttaggtaagacatacacatatatacactgtcAACTCCAAAGTACCTGGCACCATGGGAAGAAAGGCTCTATAAAATAAACACGTAatacatatgtaatatgtagaaagcgattgGCTATAGCTTTCAttaaaacatgctttgtttataattaatttcTGATCCACTCAGTCGTGTGGGTACAATCAGTGGTAAAGTGAAAGATTCATTGCATAGTGGTGTCTGTCAGCCAGCTCACCTGCTCGCTggttgggttaggaagaaccgtcactaaaaACCTAGTGGACCAAAGAGCCATGACCTACACCTCCCTCTGAGCCCCGTCCGCACGACAAAACTGTGCCAAAactgcttaaaaaataaataataaaagcacaGAAACTGGCGGTGAAAGCAAAGGTAGCAGCATCATAACTAAGGCCAGAATCTCCAGTGCTCTTCactttaacatttaacattttgtcCCCCCAACTTTATTTCtcgtttacaatatttttctgcttttgaattcgttacttatggcACTAAATTGAGCCCATAATGAAGTTCCTGTTTGCTTGCACCCTGCGCCTCCTCCATTATTGCTGCATAGTGTGGCGGAACCTCAACGAGGGCCAGTGTCCCCTCACTAGACAGATTGCACAGCACACCAACACAGCAGGCACTGGATGAAGTATAACAAAGTGTTTTGCAGtgcctggaataaaataatcatgtcaAATAATAGCCACAGCGACAGATGCATCTTTCGGGaaaatagggtgatggggcaATGGAACATGCATGCAATTTTTTTATGAATGGTTGtcgtgacttttctgattttttcCATTGACTTACAGCAAAGCAGCATCAGAGTTGGCGACGTGACATATATTTTGATCTCTGATTTCTTGttcatagaatgagctggacatgaaaaactcactccacagaatatgtttctacttatagaatagcctgagaaaatatggattttctgAGGAGTTCCCCAAAAATACACTTGTAGCTACTTGTAGATGTAGCTGTAGACAATTTTGGATATCTGCAGGTATTCTAATGCGATTCAACATGGTATTCTTTTTCAAATCTGTTTTTGAGGTTATTTTTGAATTTGTGTtaacaaatgtaatgtttttgttgAGAGGGTacgtttattttgaattccATGGCGATCAATTTACTCTGTAATAGAGTATATTTGCAAGTCTACAAGAAGAATCTGTCACAAGCATAGAAATATATGGTACTGTCCAGGTAGAAATGAACCTTGTGCATATTATTGACAAGATTTAAAGTTTAATATTATGAATACATATAACATTTGCTAAATGCTAACAAtatcatgtattttattaagcATTGTTAACAGGGGTGGGATGTACAATGTTTGTAGGGAGGCTAAGGATACTCAGAAATGACTCTTTAAAGTATATGTACATATTAATCAGAAAAGCATTTCAGGGTTTAGGTGGACTGTTTCCTCCCTCTTTTGTTAATTAAAGAAACATCCTAACTGAGGTGTGAGAGATTTCAAAATGCAACagtttttgaaataaaaatgcagagtgtatgtttttctattttattcatttgaaCTTTTACCTTTCTTGGGTTTGTTTGAGCTATCACATAGTAATACATATCCATTATGTACACCATACACAAGTTCTGCCATGAAAACTCAGCTAAGAGCAGCATAGTGCATAACAGCATAACATTTTCTTTGCcacacagaaaaataatttgaacacatttttggTTCATTCAATTCatgttattttcataaatatgtTATTTAATCACATTTGTGATGTAAAATAATCCCTCTCTGTGTAATTTCTGGTCTTACATTTCTTACACAATGGATAGCTTTTTAACcacatacaaaattaaataaagatttGCAAATTACACTTAATTTCATTATACATCAACCAtgataaataaagttttttcccccctttaagtttaacatttaatttatttttcaagctTATGTTGATTACATATCAAATTAATACACATTTCAggtagaacataagaaagtttacaaatgagaggaggccattcaccccatcgtgctcgtttggtctcCATTAattactaagtgatccaagcatcctatccagtctatttttgaatgttcctaaattgtcggcttcaaccacattgctggggagtttgttccagattgtgatgcctctctgtgtgaagaagtgtctcctgttttccgtatTGAATTCCTtggagcccaatttccatttgtgtccccgggtctgtgtgtccctgctgatctggagaagctgctctggtttgatgtggtcgatgcctttcatgattttgaagacttggatcaagtccccatgtagtctcctctgttccagggtgaaaaggttcagttcctcagtctctcagtaggactttcccttcagacctggaataagtctggttgctctcctctgaactgcctctagagcaggatatccttcttgaagtgtggagcccagaactgcacacagtatccagatgagctctaactagtgcattgtacagtctgaacattacttcccttgttctcaattctacacttttgacaatataccctaacagttATACAACATTTACTGTACTTGGCAGAGTTGTTATATCCACCACAGAGAACATCAGTATTTGTTACTAACAAAACAATCTCTAGAAGTCGACACATTTTTAGATAGAGAAGCAttatttccaaatgtatttCACAGTGGACAGTTTATACCTATTATGTGTGTTAAATACATTAGACTTTGACAGCAAATGGCAGTAGTTCTTCTAATTTATCCATGGCAACTGGGCTCAGCCACAACAAAAGACAAATATAGCAACTGGAAATAATCAAAGGGTTTCAATCTAAAATTTTGAgttgtcattttcattttccatctCAGTCTTGCTCAAGGACATTTCCTCATTCAGAAATTCTTCTGATCTGCCTTCTTCCAGAGCAGACACTAATGAAAACACTGTTGCGTTCGGGTCAAGTAATTTAACAAGGGGAACATTGATATTTCTCTCCTGAAAGATTCGATTTTGCAGTGTCATAGCCAACATTGAGTCGATTCCCAATGCAGAAAGTGTCACATCATTTCCCAGGTCATCAATCTCTATATTAATTTCATCAGACAGCAGAGACCTAACATACTCATCAGATGAGGAGATCGAAGTGGTCTGCACAGCCTGAGGTTCGATTAATTGTCCCTTTTTCAGTTCCTCTGTCACTAAGGCAACTAAACGCATTTTTAGAGAGGGGTTTTGAGAAAGGACATGACTGCTTAGGTTTTTAAAGCTAAACTTGCACACAACCTGCTGGGGATTATTCATCATCAAACACTGTTCAAGACCTTCGAGAATCTCTTGGGCCTCCATGATCATCATTCCCTTTGCCTCAAGAAATCGCTGGAAATGCTCCTTGTTCAGCAGGAGACCCAGATTCAAAGCCCCCCAATTAATGGACTGCCCGGGAAGCCCAAGGTTTCTCCGGTAATGGCAAAACACATCCAGAAATGAATTTGCTGCCGCATAGTTTATTTGAGCAGAATTACCAATGAAGGAGGTGATGGAAGAGTAGCAAACAAAGTAGTCTAGCTTACAGTTCCTAGTTGCGTAATGCAGGTTCAAGGCACCATTAACTTTAGGTTTCAGGACTTTCTCAAAGTGTGATTTGTCTAGAGTTTGAATTAATCCATCATGTAAAACGACGGCACTGTGAAATACCCCTCTGATGGGAAATGAAGGAAATGTCTGTCCAATAACATGCATTGATTTCATAACATGCTCGGGAACTGAAATGTCACACTGCAAGCTAATAACAGAGGCTCCAACATCTTCCTGTAGATTATTAATCTCCAGCAGCATCTCAGGTGAAGGAGCACGTCTAGAAAGAATGACAATGCAGCCCCCTCCTCGCACAGCAATGAACTTCACGGTCTCAAACCCCAAACCTGAGAGCCCTCCTGTCactatatacacagcatttTTGTGGAAAAGCTGTTTTTCAGTCTCCAGAAGTGGAATATCAGAAAGTTTGCCTTGTGATGTGTTGTCCAGCACAACTACAGGTATGGTCTTAGACCTGATATAGGATTCAGACTCTTCAAGAGGCAGAAAGTCAATGCTTCCAGATGCTGATCTTTGAAATATGGTACTTTGGAGATCTAGAGATTTCTCATCCATGtgtattgatttaatccagTGATAGATTCGTTTTTTCTGTGTCTTGAGATAAGCCTTTTGGAAAACATTGCCTACTTGAACAGTGTGAAGGCAAAGTCTTTCATTTTCACTTTGAAAGAGGTTTTGAGAGAATGTTGATGGCAACTGGTTGTCACACACTACAATAATATGTTTGGCACTGGAAACACTGCATGCTTTTGCAACTGAGGATGCATCAAATGGAGGCAAAAGGACAAATGCATCACAGTTATTTACATTGTCTAATAATCCACTGAACTGTGTCCCAGCAAAAGCAACCCACCCAAATTTGTTTGCTGCAACTAACAAAACCCGCAGAAAACTTGACTCAGGTATAGTGGAGATTATGCCCAACTTTCTCTGTTTTATTTTGGGTAATGCATGATTCAGGATTTCCCAGGCCAGTATGAAGAAGGATACACATGGTACATCCATGAGAAATGGAAGCTTCTTTGCATTATAACATACATCTTCAGCAATAATGACCTTGGAGGATGCAGCAATGGGGTAACATGACACAATGTGATCTCCCACTTTCAACTTTTTGACATCAATACCTACAGCTGTAATTTCGCCACAGAAGTCGAGTGCTAAAAGTTTGTGGTTTTGAGATGCATACTCACTCCAGTACATTGTCTGACCATACTTCAAATCAGAAAGGCTGACAGGATAGAAATCTGATGAATGgacacatattttatttatctgaACCTCTACTGTTTGTGTCATAGTTTGCTTATCAGTGCTTATCATGGAGGGACTGGCACACAAGCTTGTCATTTTGTATGGATCAGCAGTTTGCAGGGCGAACCGTTGTGAATCTGAGGCCACAGCTTTTCTCTGAATGCTGCCAATGCTTTTAATGGGCGTACGAGTAATTTCAGTTGTGTAAACCTGACCTTTGCTAATGATTACTTCAGAATATTGGTGACCCTTCTGTGAATTAATGACCTGGGCCAACGCAGTAATACCCTCACTTACAGAATCTATATCAATCAGCTGGAAAGAGAGATTTGAAATCTCTGCTGCACAAGACCTTGTCATGCCAGAGAGCACAAACCCTGGACTAATGTAATCAACCAGTTTCTCTGTCATTCTGTAGGTGATAGCTCTGATGGTACATGAGGACCATTCCTCCTTCATCTTCTTAACGATTTGACAGTAAATGTCACAAACGCTAACCAAGTACTCAAGAACTTTCTCTGTTTTCAGATCAGTGAAGTTTCCAATTCCCCACAGGAATAAAACCTCATCATAATCTCTGTCAGCAGGTAGCTTATTTAAGTTGGCAAACATATCAAGGATGTTAAAGGTTAACAGTTTTGCTGGGTCGTTGTAGGATATGTATGTAGAGTTTTTATGCAAGTGCTGTCTTAGTGCTTTGGCCACTCCTAGTTTGTCTGCAAAGACCAAGGCCTTTGTTTTACGATCATCGGAGCCCAAGTCCTCCTGAATTACCGTTAACTTATTTTGAAAGAAGAACTCTTCAGCAACTGAGAACGCTCTTCCCAAAAAAGTAATCCTAACATGTTTAAGTTCAACTAAAACAAGGCCTTCCTTGCTTGTGAAGCACCCACACACCTCAAGATAGGTAGATGTCTCTTTGGTTGTTCTTAAATACAGAACCATTTCCTCCTGCAGGGGCTCTAAAACTGTCAAACTGCCTATAGCTGAAGGGAACCCGGGTCTTGATTTGAACCCACTGGCTGCTACAACAGCTGTCATCTGCAAGAAATAATCTAACACCACTGGATGAATGCAGTAGTCATGTAACTGGGTCACAGTTTCTTCTGGTACCTTCACACTAGTCACAGCTTCCTTTAACTCTGCCCCACAGTGCACATCTCTAAGTTGTTTGAAAACTGAGCTGTACTGAAACCCAACCTCAGAGAGTTTCTTGTAGATTTCTTCCGACTTTACTACCGAGGTACATCTTTCATAGACAAAGTCCAGTATGATTGTACTTTCATCAACTGCCTTTCTTCTGCTACAATCAATAGTTCCAGATGCATAGGTTGCTAATGGcgactttattttaattatattttctgtCTCAGTTAGTTCAAGCTGCACTTTCATTTCAGGAGAATTGTGGCTTATAATGAAAGGGCTCTGGAAATTAAGAGTGATTTGCAATGAGCTGAGGGGCACTTTTGGTTTTGTACTTGCCATGAAAGATGCCAATCCCAATTCAACATACAGGGCAGCTGGCACTATAACGACACCATTGTTTTTATGGCCGTAAATATAAGCTATTTCATCTGATGAAAGGTTGCACTTGAATTCTTTACTGTCACTGTTTGTCTGGCGGAGCACAGGGTGATTAGAACCTGACACATGCTCGTTTCCTTTCCGTACCAATTCAAAATATGTCTCTTT
It contains:
- the LOC136764117 gene encoding patched domain-containing protein 3, whose translation is MSRCHTDCLEKPICRGFKAFGGVVGRKPWWFLVIPLLLSAGLGGGFYRLKETEANDIEDQFTPMNGPAKAERELVKSNFPQDDADFSSQRLVTEGTYASLILVSESDILTNKTFMQVQSLDKKVKNIIAVKDNVQIKYENICATVNKKCVSNAILDIVEINSGSVDQTPIHFPMHSFENTSIFVGTTLGGVNTTSQGVVTSAKAIRLLYYLRENSTSSTLWLQEFIEVFKNESTEMPYIKVAYFTSISRQEEFEQNSKTIIPLFAITYFLAISFSIVSCMRLDCVRNKVWVATVGVVSAGLAVLSSFGLLLYCGVPFAMTVANSPFLILGIGVDDMFIMISCWQQTKVQDTVEVRLAETYKEAAVSITITTLTDVLAFYIGIMTPFRSVQSFCLYTGTAVLFCYFYSITFFGAFMALNGRREESNRHSLTCMKVPTVCPPGRSAGYIMCCVGGKNDTKTGFEEEQPMNYFFKNHYGPFLTKTWTKVFVILLYAGYLAASIYGCLQMKEGIDLKNLASDGSYVVNYYDYEDKYFSVYGPNVMVVVEKEVEYWNNSIRAELQSCMTHFRNLNFVDKEINISWLDSYKSFANSSQVNLNNKAAFMGNLTSFLQLVPQFQQDLNMSNNKIYASRSFILTVNITSAVDEKNMLNELRDTAKNCPIPLLVYHPAFIYYDQYAVIVDNTIQNIGVATAVMLLISLLLIPNPLCSLWVTFAIGSVIVGVAGFMSLWDVNLDSISMINLVICIGFSVDFSAHISYAFVSSTKANVNDKAVEALFTLGYPILQGAVSTILGVVVLAAAASYIFRTFFKIMFMVILFGAVHGITFIPVFLTFFGVCSSKAVVNNDKDSKNMQLHVGRENPKTTLCMNGSDEPQRSVHNQTRQQPVHCFSNGVDPDCP
- the LOC136764126 gene encoding mycocerosic acid synthase-like polyketide synthase, whose translation is MEDTGEDIAVVGIGCNFPGGEGIDNFWKVLLEGKNCAVEIPNERFNSAAWYDPDDNMPGKSRTARAALIDGFNAFDHKLFGITEAEAGGMDPQHKLLLECTFRALEDAGLPMEKASGTRTGVYIGLMNRDYAGLVNNSPSTINHYTGTGTAMSIAANRISYTFNFTGPSYALDSACSSSLVALHTACQAIRQGDCEMAICGGVNCIIEPQVFVALSKAKMVSPDGTSKPFSSKADGYGRGEGCGVVLLKPLEKAKKDFDHVWGIISSTAINQDGRTVTPITKPSMTQQEELLKTIYCRQIDPSHVQYVEAHGTGTPVGDPTEAGSISSIIAKAQPQGSPALYIGSVKGNIGHTESTAGIAGFIKVLLMMHHETIVPSLFYSEDNASIDAKALNLRVPITAVKWENSGPLGRAAGINNFGFGGTNAHAVVRQYRPNHAVKAEVHNSPKLFVLSAASEKSLKMMLEDTVQRISKDNRVNLPNLSYTSACRRSHSRLKYRKAFVASSLSNLTEQLNSATKKKIVPSKADPRLGFVFCGNGVTYRGMCKQLLKEEHVFREKVKEVENIFQNYKPLNLLEKLENDYVNDDFSKPDVVQPLLFAIQVAIASLLKHWGIKPDVILGHSVGEIAAAHCSGLLSLEDAVKVIFFRSTLQAKVTGGKMLVVSNIAVPEVLKLLPDYSGKLCLAAFNSPQSCTLSGDADAVESLHQILKTSFQTKNLFLHVLDVPAAYHSHMMDPILNPIKENIGFLKENKLDIELISTVTGKVCSTGDFLTGEYWARNIREPVEFEQAVRFAAKDKNVVFVEIGPRRALQRNIMETIGNDTTVFPSVKPDNDHEALLSLVSNLFEMGFEVSWAHIFQGQETVPTPFPKYQFDSLKKETYFELVRKGNEHVSGSNHPVLRQTNSDSKEFKCNLSSDEIAYIYGHKNNGVVIVPAALYVELGLASFMASTKPKVPLSSLQITLNFQSPFIISHNSPEMKVQLELTETENIIKIKSPLATYASGTIDCSRRKAVDESTIILDFVYERCTSVVKSEEIYKKLSEVGFQYSSVFKQLRDVHCGAELKEAVTSVKVPEETVTQLHDYCIHPVVLDYFLQMTAVVAASGFKSRPGFPSAIGSLTVLEPLQEEMVLYLRTTKETSTYLEVCGCFTSKEGLVLVELKHVRITFLGRAFSVAEEFFFQNKLTVIQEDLGSDDRKTKALVFADKLGVAKALRQHLHKNSTYISYNDPAKLLTFNILDMFANLNKLPADRDYDEVLFLWGIGNFTDLKTEKVLEYLVSVCDIYCQIVKKMKEEWSSCTIRAITYRMTEKLVDYISPGFVLSGMTRSCAAEISNLSFQLIDIDSVSEGITALAQVINSQKGHQYSEVIISKGQVYTTEITRTPIKSIGSIQRKAVASDSQRFALQTADPYKMTSLCASPSMISTDKQTMTQTVEVQINKICVHSSDFYPVSLSDLKYGQTMYWSEYASQNHKLLALDFCGEITAVGIDVKKLKVGDHIVSCYPIAASSKVIIAEDVCYNAKKLPFLMDVPCVSFFILAWEILNHALPKIKQRKLGIISTIPESSFLRVLLVAANKFGWVAFAGTQFSGLLDNVNNCDAFVLLPPFDASSVAKACSVSSAKHIIVVCDNQLPSTFSQNLFQSENERLCLHTVQVGNVFQKAYLKTQKKRIYHWIKSIHMDEKSLDLQSTIFQRSASGSIDFLPLEESESYIRSKTIPVVVLDNTSQGKLSDIPLLETEKQLFHKNAVYIVTGGLSGLGFETVKFIAVRGGGCIVILSRRAPSPEMLLEINNLQEDVGASVISLQCDISVPEHVMKSMHVIGQTFPSFPIRGVFHSAVVLHDGLIQTLDKSHFEKVLKPKVNGALNLHYATRNCKLDYFVCYSSITSFIGNSAQINYAAANSFLDVFCHYRRNLGLPGQSINWGALNLGLLLNKEHFQRFLEAKGMMIMEAQEILEGLEQCLMMNNPQQVVCKFSFKNLSSHVLSQNPSLKMRLVALVTEELKKGQLIEPQAVQTTSISSSDEYVRSLLSDEINIEIDDLGNDVTLSALGIDSMLAMTLQNRIFQERNINVPLVKLLDPNATVFSLVSALEEGRSEEFLNEEMSLSKTEMENENDNSKF